A region from the Altererythrobacter sp. H2 genome encodes:
- a CDS encoding rhodanese-like domain-containing protein — protein sequence MMRRTLAAPALAVLLLAGACSPAVGAADDAAVVPDSGAGVVTVGTAELAALVASGKVRLIDVRTPEEFAEGSIPGAVNVPLDRFDPAAIVDEPGRETVLFCRSDRRSGVAAEQLAAHRDATVRHLDGGILDWIAQGQEVTPAQ from the coding sequence ATGATGCGGCGCACTCTTGCCGCACCGGCGCTCGCCGTCCTGCTGCTGGCGGGGGCCTGTTCCCCTGCCGTCGGGGCGGCGGACGATGCGGCAGTCGTGCCCGATTCGGGGGCCGGCGTGGTAACAGTGGGCACTGCGGAACTCGCGGCTCTCGTCGCTTCAGGCAAAGTCCGGCTGATCGACGTGCGCACACCCGAAGAGTTCGCCGAAGGCAGCATCCCCGGTGCGGTCAACGTTCCGCTCGACCGGTTCGACCCGGCTGCGATCGTGGATGAACCGGGCAGGGAAACCGTCCTGTTCTGCCGCTCCGACCGCCGTTCCGGCGTGGCAGCCGAACAGCTTGCGGCGCACCGCGATGCCACCGTGCGCCATCTGGATGGCGGGATCCTCGACTGGATCGCGCAGGGCCAGGAGGTCACCCCCGCGCAGTAG
- the ruvB gene encoding Holliday junction branch migration DNA helicase RuvB, which produces MTDQPLHSPARQPEDPDAALRPKSLGEFIGQEAARDNLRVFIEAARGRGEAMDHVLFFGPPGLGKTTLAQIVAKELGVGFRATSGPVIAKAGDLAALLTNLEPHDVLFIDEIHRLNPVVEEVLYPAMEDRALDLIIGEGPSARSVRIDLPPFTLVGATTRQGLLTTPLRDRFGIPVRLNFYTHEELDLVVTRGARLLGMEIDPAGAREIARRSRGTPRVAGRLLRRVRDFAHVAGDGLVTRAIADAALTRLEIDRLGLDAMDRRYLTMIAGVYKGGPVGVETLAAGLAEPRDTVEEVIEPYLIQLGLIARTARGRCLNDAGWNHLDMRPPAGSQTPLFGPED; this is translated from the coding sequence ATGACCGACCAACCCCTCCATTCCCCCGCTCGCCAGCCGGAGGACCCGGACGCTGCGCTGCGGCCCAAATCGCTCGGCGAGTTCATCGGGCAGGAGGCGGCGCGGGATAACTTGCGCGTGTTCATCGAAGCCGCGCGCGGGCGGGGCGAGGCGATGGACCATGTGCTGTTCTTCGGCCCGCCGGGGCTGGGCAAGACCACGCTGGCGCAGATCGTCGCCAAGGAACTGGGGGTCGGTTTCCGCGCCACCTCCGGCCCGGTGATCGCCAAGGCGGGCGATCTGGCCGCGCTGCTGACCAATCTGGAACCGCACGACGTGCTGTTCATCGACGAGATCCACCGGCTCAATCCGGTGGTCGAGGAAGTGCTCTACCCGGCAATGGAGGACCGCGCGCTCGACCTGATCATCGGCGAAGGGCCCTCGGCGCGCAGCGTGCGGATCGACCTGCCGCCGTTCACCCTGGTCGGCGCGACCACCCGGCAGGGGCTGCTGACCACGCCCTTGCGGGACCGGTTCGGCATCCCGGTGCGGCTCAATTTCTACACCCACGAGGAGCTTGACCTGGTGGTGACGCGCGGCGCGCGGCTGCTCGGCATGGAGATTGATCCCGCGGGCGCGCGCGAGATTGCGCGGCGCAGCCGGGGCACGCCCCGGGTGGCCGGGCGGCTGCTGCGCCGGGTGCGCGACTTCGCCCATGTTGCGGGGGACGGCCTCGTCACCCGCGCGATTGCCGATGCCGCGCTGACCCGGCTGGAGATCGACCGGCTTGGCCTCGATGCGATGGACCGGCGTTATCTCACCATGATCGCAGGGGTCTACAAAGGCGGCCCGGTGGGAGTGGAAACGCTGGCCGCCGGCCTCGCCGAGCCGCGTGATACGGTGGAGGAAGTGATCGAGCCTTACCTCATCCAGCTGGGCCTGATTGCCCGCACCGCGCGCGGCCGCTGCCTCAACGATGCGGGATGGAATCACCTCGACATGCGCCCCCCGGCCGGGAGCCAGACCCCGCTGTTCGGCCCGGAAGATTAA